The DNA segment AAATAGATTTTTAACCTCTACAATTTTACCTTCACAACTATCTTTCATTGCTTGTTTGAATGCTGTTATATAATTTTCACATTTAAGCTCAATTAATTCATCAAAATTATCAAAATTTTGTTCTAAAAGATGTTTATTTGAATCAAAACCAACAGGAGTAACTGTTGGATTATAAATAAAAACAGTACCGATAATATTCTTTTTTCTATCATCTTTTGATTTTATTAAACTTTTTAGATCTTTTACTGTAATCTCTTCTTCATCTTTATTAAAATACATATAGCTTTTTGTTAAAAAAACTTCTTCATACTTAGTCTCAATTTCTCCAAAATACTGCATATTTCTCCTTTTTATTTATTGTTAATATAAGTTCTAAAATCACCACACTCTTTTAGAAGTTCTTTATAATATTTTGTATCTTTATAGTTTTGTTGTAAATTATCAAAATATTTTTTACCATCTTTTAGTAAAAAATCTTCATAAAATTTATCATCAGAACCATAAAAATATTTTTGATTTTTTGAATACATCCAAGAAAGGCCTTGTGGATAGCCATCTTTATCATATTTTAAATCAAATAGAGCTAATTTTGTTTTTGCTATTTGATATGTTGTTTTTGCTTTTAATTCATTATCTTGAGAATTATTTAAAGCAATCTCATAGTGTTTCAAAGCTAAATTTAACTTTTCTTCTTGTAATTTTGGTGTATGAATATAAGCTACACTTCTATATGTAGTTGTAGCTCTGTCTGAATTACCAAAATAACTTAGATTGTATAGAGCATTTGCATATAGAAAATTATCCATAGCACTGATTGGATTTTTTTGTAAAATAGATTCAATTTCAATAATTTTATTTAAAAATAGTTTTATTGTCATCTCATTTTTTTTACCACTTCTATTGTTTCCTCGAATCAAACCATTAAATGGATTATATTCTAAATTTGTATCTAAAATAGAAAGTTTAGTATCTAATGCTTCTTTAAATTTTAAATTATTTATTAAAACTGAAACTTTTGCATAATCAAACTCTTGACTATTTTTTGTTAGATTCTGATATTTCTTTTGTAAATAAGTTTTTAATTTTGAATCTTGAGGTTTTGATAAAAACTCTTCAAACATTCTAAATTTATCTAAATCTAAAGCTGTATAGTCAATATATGAATAATTCTGAGATAAAAATGTATTAAAATCCAAACCTTGTTTTTTATATAACTTTGACAAGACTTCTAAAGTATATTCATATGTAGTATTTGATGTATGATTTTCATCAATTAACTTTTCAATTTTATCAATAATTACATTTTCAGTCTCTTTATCTATTTTTTCTAAAGATTGAAGATACAAAATGTAAGATGCTGTTCGTACTTCATGTGATTTTGGATAAGCTTCTAAAAGTTTATTTAAAACTTTTTTAGCTTCTTCATAATTTTTTGAGTATATATTGAAATAAACTAAGCTTAAGTCTACTAAATATCTATTTTCTGGTTCTAAAGTTTTTAGAAATTCTATATATTTTGAATAAAATATATTATTTTGTGATTCATCTATTTCTTCGAAATAGTCATAAGTATTAAAATAAGTTTGTGATTTTAGAAGTTCTCTATATAATAAAAAATTTAACCATTTTGAATTTTTGTCAAGATTATAAATATTTTTCATCTCTTCAATTGTATTACTTGAACTATCTAAAGCTCTTAGAACATATATTTTTGCTTTTTCATCACTGTTCTGAGCAAGATTTAAAACCAAGTCAAAATCATTTTGATTTCTAATATGAAAGAAGTTATATAAAGCTAAATGAGAATTTATCGCCTCATCAAATAATTTTGAGAATAAATAAACACCTTTTGCTTTTTCTCCACTTTTAATTAAAGCTCCAGCATATAAAGCATCTATCCAATCTTTTACTATGGAATTAGAATTTTCTATTAGATAAGAGTATTTGTTGTAAATTTCTAAAGGATTTTTTTTGTGATAATGTGCCATTCTAAGTGCGAGAAAAAAATATCTTTGTTTATAAAAATCTGTTTTAGCATCTTCAAGTTTTTTTAGAGCTTTTGGTATAAAGTTTGTACATCTTGTAGGTTTTGTTTCACCAAAACTATTATTTACACAATTGTCTTGTTCGTATACAAAATTTATATACTCTTTAGCTTCTATTTCACTTAATCTTCTAAGATTTTTGTTATATATAAAATCTTCAATTTCTTCATAACTATATTTATCTTTTAACTCTTTTTTCCATTCGTCTATATTTTGCTTTTTACTCTCTTCACTGTACAAATATGTAATTTGATTGTATATTGATGGATCATTTAAATCTTCACTAAATTGTAAAAATAGATTATCTTTTTTATCTAAAAACATATATTGAATACTATTTGGATCCCAATAATCTGCGCAAGAGAATAAAGATAATTTTAAAATAAGAGTTGCTATAAGAGTTCTTAAAAACATAAATATCCTAGTTTTTCAATAAATTTTCTAAATTATACTTAGTTTTGTATTTAATTGTATAAAAAATCACTTCATCAAAACTATTTTTACTTAATTCAAAAAAATCATCAAATGCTATTTTTAGTTCTTTTTCATTAACATTTTCAAATCTTAAAATATCACCTTCATATATATATTTCCCTTTGAAATAGTGACTTTTTAATACTTTATATTTATTTTCATCTAATTTCTCGAACTCTTCATTAAAGTCTATTTGTTCTACATTTTCAAATAAGTTTATAGCTTTTTTGTCTCTAAATTGAACGGCTTGTGAATAAAGTGGAAGTGCAAGTTTGAGTTTTAATGGATAATTTTCGAAGTTATAGTGATATTTTTTTGCTTCATTATTATCTAAAATATAATTTTTTGTATTAAAATCACCTAAAGATGACATATTGTAGTACATTAAAACTCCATAATCAACAGGAGGAACACCAGTTTTATTAAAATATTTAATTTGATGTAGTCTAATTGTTGCACTTATATTTTTATTTAAATTATTTTTTAATTCTTTTAAAAGTAAAAAATAATTGTTTTTAGTACTGTCACTCCAATCACAATCTATTTGGATTTCATTGAAATTAAATTTTTTTACAAGATTTATTATCTGATCTGAGATAACTTTATAATCAAGATTTTGTAGAGTTTTATTTGTAATAAAAACAACAGGAATGAAATCTTTTGGAGCAGATTTTATAAAGTTTGTTTCTATGATTTCTAGTTTATTTGAGTATTTAATATCTAAAGCTTTTATATAAAGTTTATCATTTGTATCTTGTTCTAAATTGTAGTTATTTTCCCAAAAATAGTATGAAAAATTAAAGTTTCTATTCTCTTTTTTTAAAATAAATATTACTGAAATCGTTAGCAATAAAACAGTTACAAAAATTAATAATTTTTTCATATTACTCCAATGATGCCAAAGATATGGCACTTTTTGCTCTTGTGCTAGCTACATAATATATATTTAATTCTTCATTTATTTGATTGAAACTTAAAGATTTTTTTGTATTTAATATATCTTTTTTCGTAATAAAATCATCAGTCATAATTACTTGATTGTATTCCATGCCTTTTGCTTTATGAGTGGTTGTAAATATAATATCAGCTTCTTCTTTTATTGTGGTTACTAAGTCTTTTATTTTTTTGTTTATTTCAAAAATATTATCTCCATAAGTATTTATAAATTTTATTATGTTTAAATATTCCTGGTTTTTTGTCTCTTTTGCAAAAGTTTCTAGCTCATATATTGAGCCAAAATTTTTAAGTTCATCTACTGTTATTTTTTCATTTTTTCTATTTTTTAGATAAAAAATAGAGTAAACTGTTTGATTCATGAATGAATAAGAGGAGTAACCACCTTCAAAATATATTTTCTTTTTATCATGAATATATTTCACAATTTCAGCTATTAAAGCAAATGATGTTCTGGAAATTATTGTAAAGGGTTTTTTAAAATCTATAAATTCTGAACCAATTTTTGTACTGCAATCTATCCCATTTAAGATAAGTTCATGTTTACCATTTAAAGCATAAGCTTTATTTAGTAATGCTTGAAGAGTTTTAGCATAAGAATTTGAAAATCTAAAACTTGTTGTTAGGCTATATGATGGAAGATTTATCTTATTTAGTGCATTTGAAGCGTATCTGAAACTATAGATTTGTTGAAAACTATCACCCACATATATTCGTTTTTTCTCAAAATTTTCAACTATAGCAATCATTACATCACTTATATCTTGCGCTTCGTCTATTAAGATTAAATCATAATCAATATCTTTGCTTAAATTTTTACTTAGATAATACATTTTTAAATAAAAATCATGAGTTGCTTCAAGTTGACCTTTTTTCATTGCACTCAAAACTGCTTTTAAATGTACTAGAAGCTGTTTTTTTTCTTTGTTAATTAGCTCCAAATATTGTGCTTCAAAATCACTTTGTTTTATGAAACTATCAAGAAGTTTTTCATCAATAGCAATTAAACTAGAGTTGCAATAAAAGTTTATAAAGTCTTTTAGAACAGCTAAATATAAATTTGAAGCATAAAATGTTTTTTGGTTGATATCAAGTTCGTAATAACTAAGAAATCTATCTAAAATATGTGCCTTTAGTTCATTTGTTAGTTGATAGTTATAAGCTCTAGTTTTATTATAGGCTAATGAATGAATTGTACTTGTGCTTAAATTGTTAAGTTTAAAATCTTTTAATTTATCTAATATAGCAATTTGCAAAGATTTATTATAAGCAAGGTAAAGTATTCTTAAGTGAGGATTTTTTTGTGCATATAAAAGTAGGGTAGTTGTTTTTCCACTACCAGCTACAGCATTGATTTTAAATGACTCCAAAGAGCTATTTACAATATTTTCTTGCTCTTGCGTTAATGTCATCTAGGCAAATACTCTTCTATTCTCAACTTTTTTTATATCCGAAAAATTATCTAAATAATCCAAGTAAGCTACTAGATATTTTCTACTTAAATCATATCTTTGTTTGAAGTTGAAAATCTCTATAAATCCATCTTTTTTTATTATATCTTTCATTGTTTTAACAGCTTTATTCAAGCTTTCAAAGTGAATAAAAAGATTGTGTTGTAGTCTAATAACTTGTTTTTTAGCTGTTAGTGATTTTAAAATATCATCTCCTAATTTTCTATCAATATCAAGATCATCATAGATATTATATGGAGCAGTTGGAGTTAAATCTTCACTTTTTAATCTATTTAAAAAGATATCTTCTAAATCTTTTTTTATATCTTTTTTTATATTTGCACTTTTGTATAAGTTTTCTTCTTTTATTAGAAATCCAATTTTTACTAAATCACTTAAAGCTTCTTGAATAAATCCAAGGCTTGCCCATGTTGCTCTAAGAGCTATTGATGAAGCTGAAAGAAGAGCATATTGATTTTTATTATATATATTTTTTATAAAGATTTCTATTTCGTTTTTTGTAGAGTTTGGATAAATAACAAGCTCTTTTTCATCTATAAAAACATCTTCTAAATTTTTTGCAAAATCTAAAGCTTCTTCGTGGCTTAGAGCAAATCTTTGAGTTGATGATATTACTCCTAAACCTTTTTTATGAGCTTCTAAAAGAACTTTAAATGCTTCATTAAAATCTTTTTTTGCAAGATTTGAAAGTAATCTTGTTTTTTGATTTTTATTCATAGGATCAATTATTGGATTTAATACAATTCCTCCAGCAATTGTTTCGTTTTGATTTCTTAAAATTAATTTTTCACCAAAAATAGAGTAAATATTTTCATCTGCTTTTATTGTTGCAAACCCTTTCTCAAGAGTAGTTAAGCTATCAAAAAGTAAAACTTTAACATCTAATTTTTTTGCACCAATAAATAGTGTATAAATTTGATTGTGATTTAATTTTTTATCTTTTAGACAATTAAAGCTAATATCAATAGAGTTAAATCCTCTTAAAAATCCTTTTTTAGAGATAATATTACCTCTTTTTAAAAGATCTTTGTCAATATTTGAAAGATTTAAAGCGGCTCTATTGGAGATATTTGCTTCAAGTACATTTTGGTTATGTACTTGAATATTTTTTATTTTTGTCTCTTTTTGTAAATGTGGTAAAAATACTTTCTCTTCTAATTCTATTTTTTTACCTAAAACAGTACCAGTAACTACTGTACCAATACCTTTTACACTAAATACTCTATCTATATAAAATCTAAAAAAGTTTTCAGACTCTTTTTGATTACTATTTATAGAAAAAAGTGCATTTTTTAAATCATTTATAGAATTTTCATCATAAACTGATACTCTTTTTATAAATTTTATATCAAAATTGTAAGATTTTAAATAGTCTAGGATGGATTTCTCTTGTTCTTCTAGAAAATTTTCATCTACCAAATCTTTTTTCGTGATAACAATAATTAGATTTTTTACTCCTAAAAGTTCTAAGATTTGAATATGCTCAATAGTTTGGGGCATAATTCCTTCTTTTGCACTAATTACAAGCATTACATAATCAAATCCAAAAGCTCCAGCAATCATGTTTTTTATAAGTTTTTCGTGCCCTGGTACGTCTATAAAAGCTATATTTCTTTGACCAAAAGATAGATTAGAAAAACTCAAATCTATTGTTATTCCTCTTTGCTTTTCTTCATTTGTGCTATCACCTTCAAAACCATTTAAGGCATGAATAAGTGCTGTTTTACCATGGTCTATATGACCTGCTGTTCCTATTATGATATTAGCCATTTTTAAAAATCTCTTTTAAAATATTTTCTAGTTTTTCTAAATCTTCTTCTAAAATTGTTCTAAAATCAAGTAAAACTTTATCATTTTCAATTCGACTTATAATTAAATTATCTCTTAAAATTTTTTCAATTTTATTTGCTTTAAAATCTTTAAATTCTAAACTTAGTGCAACAGTTGGAATTTTCCTATTTGGAGTTGTTCCTCCACCAACTAATGTATTAGTATTTAAAACTTCTGTTTTTAAAATATTTTCTAAAGATTTTTGAACTTTTTTTGCTCTATTTTCTAGCATCTCTATACTTGTATTTAGCATTTTTAATGTTGGAATTTTATCAAGTTCATTTTTTAGATATAAATTAATACTCTCTTCTAAAAGTGCTAGAGTTATTTTATCAACTCTTAGCATTCTTAAAAGTTGATTCTTTTTTATTTTTGATATTAGTTCTTTTTTCCCTATGATAATTCCCGCTTGAACACTTCCTAAAAGTTTATCTCCTGAAAAACTGAGTAAACTAGGATTTTGTTTCATAAGTTCTTTAATACTTGGTTCATTTTTTCCTAATCCATAAGGAAGTTCATCAATATGACCACTTCCCATATCATAATAGTCTATTAGATTATGTTGTTTTGCAAGATTTGATATATCTTCAAATTTTACTTCACTTGAAAATCCAACTATTTCATAATTTGATTTATGTACTTTCATAAGCATAGAAGTTTTTTCACAAATGGCATTTTCATAGTCTCTTAGATGAGTTTTATTTGTAGTTCCAATCTCTTTTAATATTGCACCACTTTGATTCATAACTTCAGGAACTCTAAAACTTCCACCAATTTCTACAAGTTCTCCTCGGCTTACAACAACTTCTTTATTCTTACAAAATGTATTTAAGATTAAAAAAACAGCACTTGCATTGTTATTTACTACTAAAGCATCTTCACAATCTAAAAGTTCTTTTAAACTTTTTGTGATGTGCTCATATCTTTCACCTCTTTGTCCTTTTTGTAAATCATATTCTAAATTATTGTAAGAAGTAGCTATATTAAATGCTTTTTCTAGAGTTTCTTTATGAAGTAAACTTCTTCCTAAATTTGTGTGAACTATTATACCAGTTGCATTTATTAGAGGTTTTAAAGAAGAAGATGTAATATTTTTATATTCATCAATAACATCTTTTATTAGTAAATTTTCATCAAAACTAAGTATTTTGTTTTGTAAAATATTTTCTCTTAAATTTGATATTTTTTCTTTAGATATTTTAGTGATTAACGATTTTGCTAACCCTTCAAAAGCTATGTTTGTGATAAACCTATCAACCTTTGGAATGGATTTTAATAACATATAATAAACCTTTTAATAGTTGTTTAAAGAGAACTATTATACTATTTTATCCTTTATGGAAGGTATGTGTATCTG comes from the Aliarcobacter cibarius genome and includes:
- a CDS encoding UvrD-helicase domain-containing protein, giving the protein MTLTQEQENIVNSSLESFKINAVAGSGKTTTLLLYAQKNPHLRILYLAYNKSLQIAILDKLKDFKLNNLSTSTIHSLAYNKTRAYNYQLTNELKAHILDRFLSYYELDINQKTFYASNLYLAVLKDFINFYCNSSLIAIDEKLLDSFIKQSDFEAQYLELINKEKKQLLVHLKAVLSAMKKGQLEATHDFYLKMYYLSKNLSKDIDYDLILIDEAQDISDVMIAIVENFEKKRIYVGDSFQQIYSFRYASNALNKINLPSYSLTTSFRFSNSYAKTLQALLNKAYALNGKHELILNGIDCSTKIGSEFIDFKKPFTIISRTSFALIAEIVKYIHDKKKIYFEGGYSSYSFMNQTVYSIFYLKNRKNEKITVDELKNFGSIYELETFAKETKNQEYLNIIKFINTYGDNIFEINKKIKDLVTTIKEEADIIFTTTHKAKGMEYNQVIMTDDFITKKDILNTKKSLSFNQINEELNIYYVASTRAKSAISLASLE
- the selB gene encoding selenocysteine-specific translation elongation factor — encoded protein: MANIIIGTAGHIDHGKTALIHALNGFEGDSTNEEKQRGITIDLSFSNLSFGQRNIAFIDVPGHEKLIKNMIAGAFGFDYVMLVISAKEGIMPQTIEHIQILELLGVKNLIIVITKKDLVDENFLEEQEKSILDYLKSYNFDIKFIKRVSVYDENSINDLKNALFSINSNQKESENFFRFYIDRVFSVKGIGTVVTGTVLGKKIELEEKVFLPHLQKETKIKNIQVHNQNVLEANISNRAALNLSNIDKDLLKRGNIISKKGFLRGFNSIDISFNCLKDKKLNHNQIYTLFIGAKKLDVKVLLFDSLTTLEKGFATIKADENIYSIFGEKLILRNQNETIAGGIVLNPIIDPMNKNQKTRLLSNLAKKDFNEAFKVLLEAHKKGLGVISSTQRFALSHEEALDFAKNLEDVFIDEKELVIYPNSTKNEIEIFIKNIYNKNQYALLSASSIALRATWASLGFIQEALSDLVKIGFLIKEENLYKSANIKKDIKKDLEDIFLNRLKSEDLTPTAPYNIYDDLDIDRKLGDDILKSLTAKKQVIRLQHNLFIHFESLNKAVKTMKDIIKKDGFIEIFNFKQRYDLSRKYLVAYLDYLDNFSDIKKVENRRVFA
- the selA gene encoding L-seryl-tRNA(Sec) selenium transferase, with the translated sequence MLLKSIPKVDRFITNIAFEGLAKSLITKISKEKISNLRENILQNKILSFDENLLIKDVIDEYKNITSSSLKPLINATGIIVHTNLGRSLLHKETLEKAFNIATSYNNLEYDLQKGQRGERYEHITKSLKELLDCEDALVVNNNASAVFLILNTFCKNKEVVVSRGELVEIGGSFRVPEVMNQSGAILKEIGTTNKTHLRDYENAICEKTSMLMKVHKSNYEIVGFSSEVKFEDISNLAKQHNLIDYYDMGSGHIDELPYGLGKNEPSIKELMKQNPSLLSFSGDKLLGSVQAGIIIGKKELISKIKKNQLLRMLRVDKITLALLEESINLYLKNELDKIPTLKMLNTSIEMLENRAKKVQKSLENILKTEVLNTNTLVGGGTTPNRKIPTVALSLEFKDFKANKIEKILRDNLIISRIENDKVLLDFRTILEEDLEKLENILKEIFKNG